AGCGGGAAACTTCTGCCCGTTACGGATATGTCCGACTACAATGATATCACCATCGGTTGCCTCTTCCAGATCCCGCAGTCTTTTTCCGGTTAAAGATGACTTCCCGGGAACAAAAATCTCGGTGATATAATCATCAATTTTAAAAAGCTCCTCCCTGGAAAGCTGTCCTTTCCGCTGTGGTATCAGCCGCCAACCGAGGAGAATAATAAAGATAAATCCGGCCAGGGCTACTCCTGCTCCCACCGGTGCAAAATCAAACATCCGGAAAGGAACTCCCAGAGAAGTCTCGGCTCTGAAAATTGAGATTATTATATTCGGGGGAGTGCCTACCTGGGTAATCAGCCCACCAAGAAGAGAACCAAAGGCAAGAGGCATCAAAAAAAGGGAAGGCGAGCGATTACTTTTGCGGGCCATTCTTATAGCCACAGGCATAAACAGGGCAAGGGCTCCAATATTATTCATAAATCCAGAACTTAATGTTACTGCTAAAACAAGCACTGATAGCTGTATATTTGCATTCTCACCAACCCTTGATATTAGGCGGGCAATATAGTCTACCATTCCGGAATTAAACAACGCCCTGCTGACAATCAGCACTGCAGCAACGGTAATAACAGCAGGATGGCCAAACCCGGAAAAGGCATTCTCGGGAGGAACTAATCCTAGAACCGTCACAATCAGCAAGGCAAAAAGAGCAACCAGATCATATCTCCATCTCCCCCAGATAAAAAGAAACAGGATCAACCCCAGGACTGAAAAGATGATTATTTGTTCAATCGGCATATGTAAAACCTCCCTGAGATTGAAAAGCTCCAGAGACAGGCAAAAAGGAACTGGCATAAGATTAACAAGGCTTTATAAAGGCCAGAAGAGCATAATTAGCGGTACTGTAGTAATTATTACCAGTAAAGTAAGCGGTAATCCCATACGCCAGTAATCACCAAAATGATACCCACCCGGCCCCATAACCAATGTGTTTGATTGGTGCCCGATGGGAGTAAGAAATGCACAGGATGCCCCGACAGCAACTACCATCAATAAGGGATCACCTGAATAACCAAGCCCGCCTGCCACGCTCAGGGCTATTGGCGCCATTAGTAGTGCTGCAGCTGCATTATTAACAACATTGGATAACAATATGGTAATCACCAGTAAAATTGTCAGTACAACCCACGGCATCAAATCTCCGGTAAGATAAAAAATTGCTTCTCCGATAGTTTGAGCTCCTCCAGTGGTCTTCAGGGCATTACTGACCGGGATCATCGCTCCGAGGAGGACTATAATCGGCCATTCAATACTCTCATAAAGTTCTTTCAGGTTAATAAATCCGGTCAGCAGCATGACTGTAGCAGCCGAGATGAAAGAAACCTGAATGGGAAGCAAGCCGAATGTGGTACTTAATATTGCTGCCGTAAATATTCCGACACAAAGATAGGCCCGCCGGGATTGATTTAGTTTAAGCCCCCTTTCAACCAGGGGGAGACAGCCCAAAGTCGACATTACCTCCCGTAAAACCTCCATGCGTCCCTGAAGCAGCAGAACATCTCCTGGCCGGAGACGAATCTGGTCCGGACGGGCAGTTAATCTGGCACCCTCTCGTGAAATACCTAAAAGGTTAATTCCGTATATTGTACGCAGGGTCAGCGATCTTGCTGTTTGACCCTCAAGAGGTGAATTATTGGTCACCACTGCTTCTACAACGCTTATTTCATCCGAGCGTAGATCTTCGGCACTAAGCTTTCGTGAAGCAGCGAGTTCTAGCCCGGTAACATCTAAAAATTCTTTCAGATCTTCAGCATTCGCCTTGATGATTATATGGTCATCTTCCTGAAATGCCCTGTAAGGCGAGAAAAAGGGCAGCTTCTTTTTATTTCTGACATGGCCGACCACCATGATATCACCGTCTGTTGCCTTTCCGAGATCAAGCAGCCTTTTACCGGCGTACCTGGATCCTTTAGGTACATAGACTTCAGTAAGATAATTGTCAATTTCAAAAAGATCTTCCGGGGAAGTACGTCCTTTACGGCATGGAATCAGGCGCCATCCCAGAAAAATAATAAAGAGCAACCCGATCAATGCTACTCCTGCTCCAACCGGAGTAAAATCAAACATCCTGAAAGGTGCTCCAACCGCTGTGCCTTCACGAAAGAGGGAGATAATAATGTTGGGTGGTGTCCCTATCTGGGTCATTAATCCTCCCAGCAGAGAACCGGATGCCAGCGGCATAAGGTAAATTGACGGGGATCGGTTATTTTTCCGGGCAATGCGGATTGCGACCGGCATGAATAAAGCCAGTGCCCCGATATTATTCATAAAAGCCGAAAATACAGTTACTCCTGTGATAAGGATAAAAAACTGCATGCCCGCACTTTTGTTGATACGGGCCATCAATCTAACCAGGGAATCAATCAGTCCCGAATTCATCAAGGCTCTGGTTACTATCAATACCGAAGCCACAGTTATTACTGCCGGGTGGCCAAACCCCAGGAATGCTTCATCCCCGGGGATTATACCGATCGTGGTAAGCATAAGTAGGGCCAGAACAGCCACCAGGTCATAACGGAATCTTCCCCATATAAAAAAAATGAGCACAACTGCCAATACTGAAAAAACAATATACTGTTCAGCCATTAACTGATAGTATCCTTTCGGGTGATTACCTTAAAACCAACAAATCTATTGCTCCATTAGAAGTGTTAAGCCTGATGCTATTACCGCCACCGTTCATAACCCCAACCAGGCTATTCTGCTTTAGATCAACTGAATCAAAATTGAGATTAGAAATAGTGATCGATCCATTTGAGGTTTCAGCCGCGAAATCCGCTTCTACGCTCTGGGCAACATGGAGAGTAATGGTGCCATTGCTGGTCCTGATTTCAAGATCATCATGCAGAAGTCTTACTTCAGCTTCGATATTGCCATTAGAAGTGCTTAGCCCTCCCAAACTCCTGGCGCCGATAACTGAAATATCCCCGTTGCTGCTTCTGGCAGTGACAATCCCATTAATTTCCTGAGCTGAAATGGTGCCGTTAGATGTGGCCAACCATGGATTGCCGGTTACTCCGACAAGATTGATATTGCCATTTGAACACTCGATGTGGTTGACTGTTATATCTGCAGGAATTTTTATATCATATTTAACAGTGACATCAGTTGGCTGGCCGGGATGATCAGTTCGAATCGTCATTGTTTCAGCGATATCTATAAATATTTCAACTTCCTCCAGAGCTGACTGCCCGTGAGTACTTTCCTTAACCGCCCTGATTTCAACATTGTCCTGGTCCCAACCAACAACCGTTACATCACCATTGGGATTAAAAATCTCGAGTATAGTCCCAGAACGAACTTTATATGACTGCAGAAATTCTTCAGTGGTTATAACCCTGCCGCAGCCGGATAGAATTAGAAGCATAAAAATTACCGGAATAATAATATTGCGGGCCGAATAATTCATATAATTATAACCTCCTGTATTAAATTATTATTTGTAAAGATCTTTTCGCTTTTATTTAAGAATCAATCATTTGCTGGCTTTATCATATCTTTTTTTAGGCTTTCAGATCAAGACATTATCGTTATGGCACCAAACATTTTTTCATTGATGCTTTCCTGGTCGGTTTTTTTATTATATAGTATTGGTTAGTCTTAAAATTAATTTTGGAGATTGATCCTTTGAATCGTTATTTACCATACCTGGCTGGAATAGGAGTGGCTTTAACCTGGGGCTTTTCTTTCATGTTCACCAGAAGTGCTCTTGATCAATTGTCTCCATTTCATCTCCTTGGCCTGCGGTTTGCTGCGGCAGCAGGCGCAATGCTTCTATTAAGGTTATTTAAGATAATAACTATTGATATTATTCCCGCTGATTATATTTCGCTGCTTCCACTGGCAGTATTTCAACCCATCCTTTATTTCTCAGCAGAAACTGCAGGTGTTATGCTTACATCGGCCTCTTATTCGGGTATGATGATTGCGGCAATCCCGATTTTTGTTGCAATTTTTTCCGCATTCATTCTGCGGGAATACCCGTCAAAACTTCAGGTGTTTTTCATCATCGCTTCTGTTAGTGGTGTAGTATTTATTGTATTTATGGATAACCAGTCGATTACCGGCGTTAACCCATTGGGTACTCTCGCCCTTTTAGGTGCTGTAATGGCTGCTGCATGTTACAATATTTCATCACGCAAAGCATCGGTTTATTACAATCCCCTGCAGCTTACATGGGTTATGATGGTTGTTGGAGCTATTGTCTTCAATGCTGTTTCTCTGGTTCAGCATATAATGGATGGAAGGATCAATCAGTTTTTAACACCATTGGCTGATCAATGGCTGACAATAATCTATCTCGGTGTTGCATCATCCGTAGCTGCTTTTTTTATGTATAATTTTATGCTCAGCAAGATTGCGGCCACCAGGGGATCTGTATTTGCCAATATGGTTACTGTAGTCGCTATTGCAGCCGGAGTTATTTTCAGGGGTGAGACAGTATACTGGTACCATCTGATCGGTACTGCTGCCATACTGGCCGGGGTTTGGGGAACAAATCGTTTCTCACCTCAGGTTGAAAAATATCTTGGGCAATCCGACAACTAAGATTCAATAGAAGGCAGCGGTTCAACAACTTGTCTTACCGAAGATATTTCAGGTTGTGTATACCAGCGATAGATTAAAATACCAACCAATAATAGGGTCAATATTTCAGAAAAAATCGGGGTGATCCATATCCCCGTTTCTGCCCAATATTTTGGGAAAATGTTTAATCCAATTACCGTAAAAACCAATCCCCTCGACATGGCCACCAGTAAGGAACTCCCGGCCTTTTCAAGAGCTGTGAAAAACATGGAACTGATAATGCTAATCGGCATAATCAGCAGTGTCCAACTGATAAATGCTGTCGCTTCTATTGTCAGTTTCATTGCTTCCGGATGTTCTGGAATAAAGAGCACAATCATGGCCGCCGATTGCGTCCTCAGGATGATAAAGAATACTAAACCCAGAAGGGAAGATATACTGATCAACCTGACTAAAGTTTGTTTGACTCTATCGTGATAGCCTGCTCCGTGGTTATAACTTAAGATAGGCTGTGATCCGGTACAGAGCCCAAGGAAAACAACAGAGCCGATGAGCATCAGATATTGAACCATGGCGAATGCTGCCACACCATCGCTGCCGAGATAGTAGAGCAGGGTTCGGTTGAATAAAAAAGTGGTTACCCCGGCCGCTACACTGGTAAAAAACTCTGAAGAACCATTAAAGGCAACCATTTTCAGGGTAATAAATCCTCCGCCCGGTATGCCAAACCGAAGTCCGGCTTTTTGCTTCAGCGCTTTATAAACAAAATAAGCGATGAAGATGAAAGCACCAAGGGTTTGGGATAATCCTGTAGCTAACGCTGCCCCGCCTATGCCCATTCCGAGCCGAAAGAGAAAAAGATAGTCAAGCAAAATGTTAAGCCCTGCCATACCCATCATAACACCGGTAGCGAAGTTTGGGCGCCCGTCATTACGTACAGTCTGCTCCAGAACAAAGATCAAGATCATTGTAGTAAAAAAGGGATAGATGGTCAAAAGGTATTCTCCTGCCATCACCCCAAGTGACCCTGATGTGCCGAGCAGATCCAGTATTACCGGATAGGCAAAAATCACAATTACACTGCCCGTAACACCAAGGATGGTGCCCAGTGTTACAACCAATCCCAAAACTCTTCTGGCCATGATTGTTTTCCCTGCACCCTGCAAAACAGCAACCCTGGCGTTACCGCCAACACCGATCATAACCGCCAGGCCGATAAAAAAGGCCAGTATTGGATAAAGAATATTAACTGAAGCCAGCGCCTCCGGACCCAGGCTTCTACCAACCATAACGGCATCTGCTATATGGTAGCAGGCCATGAAAAGCATTGAAGCAACCGCCGGTAGAGAATTCCTCAGAATCAGTTTCCCCGGCGGATGATTTAAAAATGCCTCACGAGCCGGATCATCAGAAAATATTTTCAGGTTATCAGCTCCGGTCATAGTTAACTACCTCCAGCTTTCTATATTAGCACTTTTAATATTTCATGACCAGATTAACGAAACTCCCTGAACGAACAAAGGTACCTGTGAATGATTTTCAGTAAAACTAAAGTCTGATTTTAAATGGTCTTTTCAGGTCATGGCAAATAATTTGAACAACATGGCGTCCCGTTAACATCGAACCGGGTAATCCGGATGGAGGCTCTACCCACTGTCCGATCTGATAAAAATTTCTCAACCCGGGCATTTTCTTTGGGATCTTGAAGCGCCCGGTTGCCGGAGGAACAATCCAGGCCATATAAGCCCCTTTATAGACATTGGTATAGTGGTTATATGTAGCCGGAGTTGCAACATCTACCACCTCGATATTTCCCCTGACTGCAGGAAATCGCTTTTCTACCAATTTTACTACCTGCTGCGCCAGTTTTTCTTTCTTATCGCGGTAGCGTATTTTATTTTGCGAATCTGCATGCCAGTAATCGTAATCAGAATAGAGGACAGCAGATACAAAGGTTTTTCCTGAAGGAGCCAGACTTGGATCATAAAAATGGTTAGTAATATAAAGATATTTATTCTCTTCACTTCCCAACTTAATCGGGTTATCCAATTTGACAGCCAGCTTCTTATCTTCAGAAGACAAATCACAGTTAACACCCATGGAAACCTGAACAGATGTATATATCGGCAATTTATTAAAACTATCCCGGATTAAAGGAGTGAGATATTTGCCTTTCAGCAATTCGTATGCTGTATGATGCAAATCAGCTGCGGATATTATTATATCGCCTTTTACCTCACAGCCATCTTCAAGAAGTAAACCTACTGCCTGTCCTTCCTCTATAATAATTTCTCGAACTTTTTTACGATAATTTATTGCCCCTCCGAGATCTATAAAATACTTCTCTATCGAGCGGGCAAATTGCAGGGATCCCCCTTGAGGGAAACCGGCATCCCGGTTATGAAAGGAAGCAAGGGTTGTGATCAAACCTATCATGGAATAGCGAGTTGGCATTATCAATTCCAGGGCTTCTCTCAGAAAGGGAGCCTTGATCTGTTTTAAATAATCAGCAATGGTTACTCTGGCAAATTTGCCTGACACCTTAAACATGGGCATCATTTTGATCAGGATCATGAGGATATGCCATGCTTTGATCAATTCATCCGGTTTTTCCAGGGGAAATTCCAGCC
This is a stretch of genomic DNA from Bacillota bacterium. It encodes these proteins:
- a CDS encoding SLC13 family permease; protein product: MAEQYIVFSVLAVVLIFFIWGRFRYDLVAVLALLMLTTIGIIPGDEAFLGFGHPAVITVASVLIVTRALMNSGLIDSLVRLMARINKSAGMQFFILITGVTVFSAFMNNIGALALFMPVAIRIARKNNRSPSIYLMPLASGSLLGGLMTQIGTPPNIIISLFREGTAVGAPFRMFDFTPVGAGVALIGLLFIIFLGWRLIPCRKGRTSPEDLFEIDNYLTEVYVPKGSRYAGKRLLDLGKATDGDIMVVGHVRNKKKLPFFSPYRAFQEDDHIIIKANAEDLKEFLDVTGLELAASRKLSAEDLRSDEISVVEAVVTNNSPLEGQTARSLTLRTIYGINLLGISREGARLTARPDQIRLRPGDVLLLQGRMEVLREVMSTLGCLPLVERGLKLNQSRRAYLCVGIFTAAILSTTFGLLPIQVSFISAATVMLLTGFINLKELYESIEWPIIVLLGAMIPVSNALKTTGGAQTIGEAIFYLTGDLMPWVVLTILLVITILLSNVVNNAAAALLMAPIALSVAGGLGYSGDPLLMVVAVGASCAFLTPIGHQSNTLVMGPGGYHFGDYWRMGLPLTLLVIITTVPLIMLFWPL
- a CDS encoding DUF4097 family beta strand repeat-containing protein — encoded protein: MNYSARNIIIPVIFMLLILSGCGRVITTEEFLQSYKVRSGTILEIFNPNGDVTVVGWDQDNVEIRAVKESTHGQSALEEVEIFIDIAETMTIRTDHPGQPTDVTVKYDIKIPADITVNHIECSNGNINLVGVTGNPWLATSNGTISAQEINGIVTARSSNGDISVIGARSLGGLSTSNGNIEAEVRLLHDDLEIRTSNGTITLHVAQSVEADFAAETSNGSITISNLNFDSVDLKQNSLVGVMNGGGNSIRLNTSNGAIDLLVLR
- a CDS encoding DMT family transporter — encoded protein: MNRYLPYLAGIGVALTWGFSFMFTRSALDQLSPFHLLGLRFAAAAGAMLLLRLFKIITIDIIPADYISLLPLAVFQPILYFSAETAGVMLTSASYSGMMIAAIPIFVAIFSAFILREYPSKLQVFFIIASVSGVVFIVFMDNQSITGVNPLGTLALLGAVMAAACYNISSRKASVYYNPLQLTWVMMVVGAIVFNAVSLVQHIMDGRINQFLTPLADQWLTIIYLGVASSVAAFFMYNFMLSKIAATRGSVFANMVTVVAIAAGVIFRGETVYWYHLIGTAAILAGVWGTNRFSPQVEKYLGQSDN
- a CDS encoding MATE family efflux transporter; the encoded protein is MTGADNLKIFSDDPAREAFLNHPPGKLILRNSLPAVASMLFMACYHIADAVMVGRSLGPEALASVNILYPILAFFIGLAVMIGVGGNARVAVLQGAGKTIMARRVLGLVVTLGTILGVTGSVIVIFAYPVILDLLGTSGSLGVMAGEYLLTIYPFFTTMILIFVLEQTVRNDGRPNFATGVMMGMAGLNILLDYLFLFRLGMGIGGAALATGLSQTLGAFIFIAYFVYKALKQKAGLRFGIPGGGFITLKMVAFNGSSEFFTSVAAGVTTFLFNRTLLYYLGSDGVAAFAMVQYLMLIGSVVFLGLCTGSQPILSYNHGAGYHDRVKQTLVRLISISSLLGLVFFIILRTQSAAMIVLFIPEHPEAMKLTIEATAFISWTLLIMPISIISSMFFTALEKAGSSLLVAMSRGLVFTVIGLNIFPKYWAETGIWITPIFSEILTLLLVGILIYRWYTQPEISSVRQVVEPLPSIES
- a CDS encoding NAD(P)/FAD-dependent oxidoreductase, whose product is MAEKLLIIGAGMAGLSAGIHARRNGFDAEIFEMHNLPGGLCTAWERKGFTFDGCISWLTGSGDGSQFNRLWREVGALEDTEIIDHDIFMSVEGSGGRILHIYSDLDRLEEHLIEYAPDDSDIIKDLIDGARTMAGLEFPLEKPDELIKAWHILMILIKMMPMFKVSGKFARVTIADYLKQIKAPFLREALELIMPTRYSMIGLITTLASFHNRDAGFPQGGSLQFARSIEKYFIDLGGAINYRKKVREIIIEEGQAVGLLLEDGCEVKGDIIISAADLHHTAYELLKGKYLTPLIRDSFNKLPIYTSVQVSMGVNCDLSSEDKKLAVKLDNPIKLGSEENKYLYITNHFYDPSLAPSGKTFVSAVLYSDYDYWHADSQNKIRYRDKKEKLAQQVVKLVEKRFPAVRGNIEVVDVATPATYNHYTNVYKGAYMAWIVPPATGRFKIPKKMPGLRNFYQIGQWVEPPSGLPGSMLTGRHVVQIICHDLKRPFKIRL